A part of Rhopalosiphum maidis isolate BTI-1 chromosome 3, ASM367621v3, whole genome shotgun sequence genomic DNA contains:
- the LOC113557895 gene encoding serine/arginine repetitive matrix protein 2-like, whose protein sequence is MDGESTIDVDAGADNSRDIVTIPLLLTFDEPETVEPLIVDNDLSENETEPGPQQEPVEVSAMPSADMAVSTAVTAVRLGSGADDNPSTATAADNAEAENMDMRGRRIRSDSRGRRSRSRRSRSRRSRSRSSRSRNRRSRSRSRRGRSRRVRSPASDDSGDLTFVVEVGEDEVSTEMEAGGSRGGSRGGSSGGRKVARGGGRKTAKTAHNGRRVGKTAVARGGRVEKNQAARGGRKSAKRSRRGRKTTESMPRQTLWTGRLRSRNTHRQKKSQPK, encoded by the coding sequence ATGGACGGCGAAAGCACTATTGACGTCGACGCCGGAGCGGACAATTCCAGAGATATCGTGACGATCCCGTTACTGCTGACGTTCGACGAACCGGAAACGGTGGAGCCATTGATCGTGGATAACGACCTATCGGAAAACGAAACGGAACCCGGACCACAGCAGGAGCCGGTCGAGGTGTCGGCAATGCCGTCGGCGGATATGGCTGTCAGCACTGCAGTGACTGCCGTTCGACTGGGTTCAGGGGCGGACGACAATCCTTCTACGGCGACGGCGGCGGACAACGCCGAAGCCGAGAACATGGACATGCGCGGCCGCCGCATCCGAAGCGATAGCCGAGGCAGACGCAGCCGAAGCCGTCGCAGCCGAAGCCGTCGCAGCCGTAGCCGGAGCAGCCGTAGCCGGAACCGCCGGAGCCGGAGCCGGAGCCGCCGTGGCCGGAGTCGTCGCGTTCGAAGCCCAGCAAGCGACGACAGCGGCGATCTGACCTTCGTCGTAGAGGTCGGCGAAGACGAGGTCTCCACCGAAATGGAGGCCGGTGGCAGCCGTGGTGGCAGTCGTGGTGGCAGTAGTGGTGGCCGGAAGGTGGCCCGCGGCGGTGGTCGCAAGACCGCGAAGACGGCGCACAATGGTCGTCGCGTCGGGAAGACGGCGGTGGCCCGCGGTGGTCGCGTCGAAAAGAACCAGGCGGCTCGCGGTGGCCGGAAGTCGGCCAAGCGTAGTCGCAGAGGTCGGAAAACCACCGAAAGTATGCCAAGGCAGACGTTGTGGACGGGCCGCCTGCGTTCCCGCAACACTCATCGGCAAAAGAAATCGCAGCCAAAATAA